The proteins below are encoded in one region of Bombus terrestris chromosome 7, iyBomTerr1.2, whole genome shotgun sequence:
- the LOC100644329 gene encoding poly [ADP-ribose] polymerase isoform X2: MKQRPKTTADIANFDNIRWEDQKELQRRIEEASTLPLPASRKGRKRSGGGTAAAGPLHDFLVQYAKSNKSTCKACEEKIVQGEIRVSKKDFESEHGRRYGGIDRWHHLECFAKVRESLQFYESGDALPGKDELSKDDQKKLKSVLPRIKVDDVPPIKKIKDEPEDAEEEKEMKKQNDELFAIKDKLSSIKKPDLITMLEENEQQIPEGISAIIDRLSDAICFGALKPCPKCNGQLVYNSGTGYKCTGDLTEWTKCENVMQDPKRKKFVISSDIKEAYPDLKSLKYKVRKRLIKIAVPSTSSAVKKEDEVDSGPKVEAKPKPLKHMQFFIIGNIGKDRNTLKKEILHLGGEITSKLHENVAAIISTQHEVDKMSKKMEEAKSFNIQVITADFIEEAKKYTKPAISLIEKKTISSWGGDLSNKINVLTEKSNVSKSKGKSTFEKSGSGKMKLQLKKGETVDPDSGLQDCAHVYQEGKNKYNVTLILSDIQTKKNSYYKLQILKHDKKDEYWLFRSWGRIGTSIGGSKVQKLSLEECIAQFEGLYEEKSGNCWNQRDNFVKVPGKMYPVDIDYGDDVSTKLDSHIKSELELPIQDLMKLIFDEVNMKKVMVEFEIDVEKMPLGKLSKTQIQKAYSILTELQEVLKKKDVDSVQLVDASNRFYNLIPHNFGVSELKILNTMEEIHAKCEMLDALLEMEIAYSLLHVKADATKNPLDTYYKQLNTEIKILDKESEEYKVIKKYVQNTHAATHTLYELEIQDVFVIKRQGEDNRFKPFKKLHNRKLLWHGSRTTNFAGILSQGLRIAPPEAPVTGYMFGKGIYFADMVSKSANYCCTHSGNPTGLLLLCEVALGNMHERYRADYIEKLPSGKHSTWGRGRTQPDPETVYKMKDGVEVPYGVPVSAKLPKKSDLLYNEYIVYDVAQVKAQYLLKMNFKYKE, from the exons ATGAAACAAAGGCCAAAAACTACTGCAGATATTGctaattttgataatattcGCTGGGAAGATCAAAAGGAACTTCAAAGGAGAATTG AGGAAGCAAGCACCCTTCCATTGCCTGCGtctagaaaaggaagaaagcgtAGTGGTGGTGGTACTGCTGCTGCAGGTCCATTACATGATTTTTTAGTCCAATATGCAAAATCTAACAAATCAACTTGCAAAGCCTGTGAAGAAAAGATAGTACAGGGTGAGATCAGAGTATCAAAAAAAGATTTTGAAAGTGAGCACGGCAGAAGATACGGTGGTATAGATAGATGGCATCATCTTGAATGCTTTGCCAAAGTAAGGGaaagtttacaattttatgaGAGTGGAGATGCACTTCCTGGCAAAGATGAACTTTCCAAAGATGATCAGAAGAAACTCAAAAGTGTTTTGCCAAGAATTAAGGTAGATGATGTCCCACCCATTAAGAAAATCAAAGATGAACCAGAAGAtgcagaagaagagaaagaaatgaaaaaacaaaATGATGAATTATTTGCAATTAAAGATAAATTATCCTCTATAAAGAAACCTGACCTCATTACCATGTTAGAAGAAAATGAACAACAAATACCAGAAGGTATTTCAGCT ATAATAGATCGTTTATCAGATGCAATTTGTTTTGGAGCTTTAAAGCCATGTCCAAAATGTAATGGACAGCTTGTGTATAACTCAGGTACTGGATACAAATGTACTGGAGATTTGACAGAATGGACAAAGTGTGAAAATGTCATGCAAGAtcctaaaagaaagaaatttgtaatatcATCTGatataaaagaagcatatcCAGATCT CAAATCTTTGAAATACAAAGTTAGAAAACGACTTATAAAGATAGCTGTACCATCAACATCTAGTGCAGTAAAAAAGGAAGATGAAGTTGATTCTGGACCCAAAGTTGAAGCAAAACCCAAGCCATTAAAGCATATGCAATTCTTTATTATAGGGAACATAGGAAAAGATAGAAATACcttaaaaaaggaaattttacaTTTAGGAGGAGAGATAACTTCAAAACTTCATGAAAATGTAGCTGCTATTATATCAACACAACATGAAGTAGATAAAATGAGTAAAAAGATGGAAGAAGCCAAAAGTTTTAACATTCAAGTTATTACTGCAGACTTCATTGAGGAAGctaaaaaatatacgaaaccTGCTATATCGCTCATTGAAAAGAAAACTATTTCAAGTTGGGGAGGTGACTTGTCTAATAAAATTAACGTTCTGACAGAAAAATCGAATGTCTCAAAAAGTAAAGGGAAAAGTACATTTGAAAAATCAGGATCTGGTaaaatgaaattgcaattgaAAAAAGGTGAAACTGTTGACCCAGATAGTGGTTTACAAGATTGTGCACATGTATATCAAGagggtaaaaataaatataatgttacattgatACTTTCAGATATACAAACTAAAAAAAATAGTTATTATAAGTTGCAGATTTTAAAGCACGATAAGAAAGATGAATACTGGTTGTTTAGAAGCTGGGGCAGGATAGGAACTTCTATCGGTGGTTCAAAAGTACAGAAATTATCTCTAGAGGAATGTATAGCTCAGTTTGAGGGATTATACGAGGAGAAAAGTGGAAACTGTTGGAATCAGAGAGATAATTTTGTTAAAGTACCTGGTAAAATGTACCCAGTGGATATTGATTATGGGGACGATGTATCGACAAAATTAGACTCTCATATTAAGAGTGAGTTAGAACTGCCAATTCAAGATTTAatgaaattgattttcgatGAAGTAAATATGAAAAAGGTGATGgttgaatttgaaattgatgtaGAAAAAATGCCACTTGGAAAATTGTCCAAAACACAAATCCAAAAGGCGTATTCAATATTAACTGAATTACAAGAAGtattaaagaagaaagatgTCGATTCGGTTCAGTTGGTTGATGCATCCAACAGattttataacctaatacctcATAATTTCGGAGTATCCGAGCTTAAAATCTTGAATACGATGGAAGAAATTCATGCCAAGTGTGAAATGTTAGACGCATTACTTGAAATGGAAATTGCGTATTCGCTTTTGCATGTTAAGGCGGATGCAACAAAGAATCCACTCGATACCTATTACAAGCAACTCAatactgaaattaaaatattggaTAAGGAAAGTGAGGAATATAAAGTCATTAAAAAATATGTGCAAAATACTCATGCAGCAACTCATACACTATACGAACTTGAAATTCAAGATGTATTTGTTATTAAGAGACAAGGAGAAGACAATAGATTTAAGCCATTCAAGAAATTACACAACAGGAAGTTACTGTGGCATGGTTCTAGAACGACTAACTTTGCTGGTATACTTTCTCAAGGTTTAAGAATAGCGCCACCAGAAGCTCCCGTTACTGGTTATATGTTTGGTAAAGGTATATACTTCGCGGACATGGTTTCCAAATCTGCGAATTATTGTTGTACACACAGCGGAAACCCTACGGGTTTGTTATTGCTTTGTGAAGTGGCATTAGGTAATATGCATGAACGATATCGTGCAGATTATATTGAAAAGTTACCGAGCGGTAAGCATTCAACATGGGGTCGTGGTCGGACGCAACCCGACCCTGAAACTGTTTACAAAATGAAAGACGGTGTTGAAGTTCCATATGGTGTGCCTGTATCTGCTAAATTACCAAAAAAATCTGATTTATTATACAAtgaatacattgtatatgatgtTGCTCAGGTAAAAGCGCAATACTTACTGAAAATGAATTTCAAatacaaagagtaa
- the LOC100644329 gene encoding poly [ADP-ribose] polymerase isoform X1 has translation MNSDLPYSVEYAKSSRASCQNCKKNIEKDSLRLAVIVQSPVHDGKVPKWYHPPCFFMKQRPKTTADIANFDNIRWEDQKELQRRIEEASTLPLPASRKGRKRSGGGTAAAGPLHDFLVQYAKSNKSTCKACEEKIVQGEIRVSKKDFESEHGRRYGGIDRWHHLECFAKVRESLQFYESGDALPGKDELSKDDQKKLKSVLPRIKVDDVPPIKKIKDEPEDAEEEKEMKKQNDELFAIKDKLSSIKKPDLITMLEENEQQIPEGISAIIDRLSDAICFGALKPCPKCNGQLVYNSGTGYKCTGDLTEWTKCENVMQDPKRKKFVISSDIKEAYPDLKSLKYKVRKRLIKIAVPSTSSAVKKEDEVDSGPKVEAKPKPLKHMQFFIIGNIGKDRNTLKKEILHLGGEITSKLHENVAAIISTQHEVDKMSKKMEEAKSFNIQVITADFIEEAKKYTKPAISLIEKKTISSWGGDLSNKINVLTEKSNVSKSKGKSTFEKSGSGKMKLQLKKGETVDPDSGLQDCAHVYQEGKNKYNVTLILSDIQTKKNSYYKLQILKHDKKDEYWLFRSWGRIGTSIGGSKVQKLSLEECIAQFEGLYEEKSGNCWNQRDNFVKVPGKMYPVDIDYGDDVSTKLDSHIKSELELPIQDLMKLIFDEVNMKKVMVEFEIDVEKMPLGKLSKTQIQKAYSILTELQEVLKKKDVDSVQLVDASNRFYNLIPHNFGVSELKILNTMEEIHAKCEMLDALLEMEIAYSLLHVKADATKNPLDTYYKQLNTEIKILDKESEEYKVIKKYVQNTHAATHTLYELEIQDVFVIKRQGEDNRFKPFKKLHNRKLLWHGSRTTNFAGILSQGLRIAPPEAPVTGYMFGKGIYFADMVSKSANYCCTHSGNPTGLLLLCEVALGNMHERYRADYIEKLPSGKHSTWGRGRTQPDPETVYKMKDGVEVPYGVPVSAKLPKKSDLLYNEYIVYDVAQVKAQYLLKMNFKYKE, from the exons ATGAATTCTGATTTACCATATTCTGTCGAATATGCAAAAAGTTCGAGGGCTTCATGccaaaattgtaagaaaaatatcgaaaaagatTCGTTAAGACTCGCCGTTATTGTTCAG AGTCCTGTTCATGATGGAAAGGTACCAAAGTGGTATCATCCGCCTTGTTTTTTTATGAAACAAAGGCCAAAAACTACTGCAGATATTGctaattttgataatattcGCTGGGAAGATCAAAAGGAACTTCAAAGGAGAATTG AGGAAGCAAGCACCCTTCCATTGCCTGCGtctagaaaaggaagaaagcgtAGTGGTGGTGGTACTGCTGCTGCAGGTCCATTACATGATTTTTTAGTCCAATATGCAAAATCTAACAAATCAACTTGCAAAGCCTGTGAAGAAAAGATAGTACAGGGTGAGATCAGAGTATCAAAAAAAGATTTTGAAAGTGAGCACGGCAGAAGATACGGTGGTATAGATAGATGGCATCATCTTGAATGCTTTGCCAAAGTAAGGGaaagtttacaattttatgaGAGTGGAGATGCACTTCCTGGCAAAGATGAACTTTCCAAAGATGATCAGAAGAAACTCAAAAGTGTTTTGCCAAGAATTAAGGTAGATGATGTCCCACCCATTAAGAAAATCAAAGATGAACCAGAAGAtgcagaagaagagaaagaaatgaaaaaacaaaATGATGAATTATTTGCAATTAAAGATAAATTATCCTCTATAAAGAAACCTGACCTCATTACCATGTTAGAAGAAAATGAACAACAAATACCAGAAGGTATTTCAGCT ATAATAGATCGTTTATCAGATGCAATTTGTTTTGGAGCTTTAAAGCCATGTCCAAAATGTAATGGACAGCTTGTGTATAACTCAGGTACTGGATACAAATGTACTGGAGATTTGACAGAATGGACAAAGTGTGAAAATGTCATGCAAGAtcctaaaagaaagaaatttgtaatatcATCTGatataaaagaagcatatcCAGATCT CAAATCTTTGAAATACAAAGTTAGAAAACGACTTATAAAGATAGCTGTACCATCAACATCTAGTGCAGTAAAAAAGGAAGATGAAGTTGATTCTGGACCCAAAGTTGAAGCAAAACCCAAGCCATTAAAGCATATGCAATTCTTTATTATAGGGAACATAGGAAAAGATAGAAATACcttaaaaaaggaaattttacaTTTAGGAGGAGAGATAACTTCAAAACTTCATGAAAATGTAGCTGCTATTATATCAACACAACATGAAGTAGATAAAATGAGTAAAAAGATGGAAGAAGCCAAAAGTTTTAACATTCAAGTTATTACTGCAGACTTCATTGAGGAAGctaaaaaatatacgaaaccTGCTATATCGCTCATTGAAAAGAAAACTATTTCAAGTTGGGGAGGTGACTTGTCTAATAAAATTAACGTTCTGACAGAAAAATCGAATGTCTCAAAAAGTAAAGGGAAAAGTACATTTGAAAAATCAGGATCTGGTaaaatgaaattgcaattgaAAAAAGGTGAAACTGTTGACCCAGATAGTGGTTTACAAGATTGTGCACATGTATATCAAGagggtaaaaataaatataatgttacattgatACTTTCAGATATACAAACTAAAAAAAATAGTTATTATAAGTTGCAGATTTTAAAGCACGATAAGAAAGATGAATACTGGTTGTTTAGAAGCTGGGGCAGGATAGGAACTTCTATCGGTGGTTCAAAAGTACAGAAATTATCTCTAGAGGAATGTATAGCTCAGTTTGAGGGATTATACGAGGAGAAAAGTGGAAACTGTTGGAATCAGAGAGATAATTTTGTTAAAGTACCTGGTAAAATGTACCCAGTGGATATTGATTATGGGGACGATGTATCGACAAAATTAGACTCTCATATTAAGAGTGAGTTAGAACTGCCAATTCAAGATTTAatgaaattgattttcgatGAAGTAAATATGAAAAAGGTGATGgttgaatttgaaattgatgtaGAAAAAATGCCACTTGGAAAATTGTCCAAAACACAAATCCAAAAGGCGTATTCAATATTAACTGAATTACAAGAAGtattaaagaagaaagatgTCGATTCGGTTCAGTTGGTTGATGCATCCAACAGattttataacctaatacctcATAATTTCGGAGTATCCGAGCTTAAAATCTTGAATACGATGGAAGAAATTCATGCCAAGTGTGAAATGTTAGACGCATTACTTGAAATGGAAATTGCGTATTCGCTTTTGCATGTTAAGGCGGATGCAACAAAGAATCCACTCGATACCTATTACAAGCAACTCAatactgaaattaaaatattggaTAAGGAAAGTGAGGAATATAAAGTCATTAAAAAATATGTGCAAAATACTCATGCAGCAACTCATACACTATACGAACTTGAAATTCAAGATGTATTTGTTATTAAGAGACAAGGAGAAGACAATAGATTTAAGCCATTCAAGAAATTACACAACAGGAAGTTACTGTGGCATGGTTCTAGAACGACTAACTTTGCTGGTATACTTTCTCAAGGTTTAAGAATAGCGCCACCAGAAGCTCCCGTTACTGGTTATATGTTTGGTAAAGGTATATACTTCGCGGACATGGTTTCCAAATCTGCGAATTATTGTTGTACACACAGCGGAAACCCTACGGGTTTGTTATTGCTTTGTGAAGTGGCATTAGGTAATATGCATGAACGATATCGTGCAGATTATATTGAAAAGTTACCGAGCGGTAAGCATTCAACATGGGGTCGTGGTCGGACGCAACCCGACCCTGAAACTGTTTACAAAATGAAAGACGGTGTTGAAGTTCCATATGGTGTGCCTGTATCTGCTAAATTACCAAAAAAATCTGATTTATTATACAAtgaatacattgtatatgatgtTGCTCAGGTAAAAGCGCAATACTTACTGAAAATGAATTTCAAatacaaagagtaa